GCGCCAAGTCCGCGGCACGTCGTACAACCAGGTCGACAACGTCGAACACGTGCTGGTCACGTCGGGCACCGGGGTGCCCACCAGCGGGCTCATTCTGGCGCCCGCCGACTGAGGGGGATCGTCATGCCCAAGCTCGCGCTGCTGACCGCCCACGGCGGGCCCATCGAGCTTGCCGAATATCCGTTGTCCACCCCGGCGCCCGGAACGGCGGCGCTCAAGCTGCGGATGGCCGGCATCTGCGGGTCCGACCTGCACATCTTCCGAGGCGAACTACCGTTGCCATGCCCGTTTGCCATGGGCCACGAAATGGTCGGGGAGATAGCCGAACTCGGCGAGGGCCTGAGCACCGACGCGACCGGCAAGCCGCTGGCCGTCGGCGATCGCGTGGTGACGCCGTACTTTTGGTTCTGCGGTCAATGCCACGCCTGCGCGCGGGGCCGGTCCTATGCCTGTCAGAACCTGATGGCCGGCGAATACCGCAGCCACGATCAAGAGCCGCACTTCGTCGCCGCTCACGGCGAGTACTACTACACCAGCCGGCGCCAGCCGCTGTACAAGGTGCCCGAGGATCTACCGGACGAAGCCGTCACCCCGCTGAACTGCGCGCTGGCCCAGGTGCTGTTCGCGCTGCGCGACGTGCGGCTGGGCGACACGGTCGTCATCCAGGGTGCGGGCGGGCTGGGTATCAACGCCGCGGCCGTGGCCCGCACCGCGGGCGCCGCGGAGGTCATCGTCATCGACAGGATCGCCGAACGGCTCAACGTCGCAGCCGATTTCGGCGCCACCGCGTGCATCGACGCGAGTGCGATCTCGACCGCGGAGATCACCGAGCAGGTGCACAGGCGCACCGACGGCATCGGCGCCGACTGGGTGCTCGAGGTCGTCGGCGTGCCGGGCGTCATTCCCGAGGGGATCGGGTTCCTCAACAACGCCGGCACTCTGCTCGAGGTCGGCAACGTCGGGGTGGGGCGGACGTTCGAGCTGGATCCGAGCGTGCTGGTCTACGGCAACAAGTCCGTGCGCGGGGTCATGTTCTACGATCCCGTCACGCTGGCCACCGGCCTGACCTTCCTGCAGCACACCAGTTTTCCGTTCGACCGCCTGATGCCCGAACCGTTCCACCTGGCCGACGTCAACGCCGCCTTCGCGTCGGCCGACGCCGGGCTGGTGCCCAGGGGTGCCTTGGTGCCGTGATGACTCAAGCGGCCCAGGCCACCGATACCCGCGAGCTCATCGTCGAGTCCGCGTACGCCTGCTTCCGCAGGCAGGGGCTGCAGAAGGCGACGATCGTCGACATCGCCCGGACGGCCGGGGTGTCCCGCAGCACCATCTACGAGTACTTCAGCGACAAGGCCGCCATCATCGAGGCGTGCGCCGAACACGCTTCCGAGCGGTTCTACCGCGAGATGTCCAAGGCCATGGACCGGGGCGGCTCGCTGGAGGAAAAGCTGAGCCAGGCCGCCGTTTTCGTGACGCAGGCGCGACGGTCCATCGCGTCGGAGAAGTACTTCGACGAGGACGCGATCAGCCTGCTGCTGACCAAGGACGCCGCCGTGCTGCTGCGCGAATGCGTCGACTTCTTCGCGCCCTACCTGTCGGCCGCCCGGCTGACCGGCGAGGTGCGCAAGGGCCTCGACGTCGAGGCCGCCGCGGAATGGTTTGCGCGGATCCTGTTCTCGCTCTTCAGCACGCCGTCCTCGATCCGGGACATGGGCGATCCCGAGGTGGCGGCCGAGTTCGTGCGCGCGCACGTGGTGCGCGGTTTCGCGGGCGATCGCCCGCGGCCCCGCCGCGGATAGCGCTCACTTCGCGTGTGCATCGTGGGCGTCGCGTGTGCGCCCAGGCTAGATTTCGGCGGATTTCCCGCCGTGAGCGCACACGCAAGTACCTGAGCGCACACTCAGCCCCGCTGTTGCGGCCAAACGGTATCGGTAGCGTGAACCGGCCGCCCGTGGCCGGGCAACAAGTGCGCAACCGGTAGCCCTTCCAGGCGCTTTCGGGTGTCGGCGGCGCTGGCCGCATCGACGATTTCCGGTGTGTGCCAAACCTTGCCGCGGGCCGTCAGCACGGCGTCGCCCGACAAGAGCGTCCGGGTGGTCGCATTCCACAGCGCGATGCTGTCATCGGTGTGTCCGCCCGCCTTGATCACGGTCCAATCCGGCGCGCCGGGCAGCGACTCCCCGGCGGCCAGTCCACCCTGCGGGGGTGGCCCCGCCCAGCGCATGCCGGCCGGCGTGCCGTAGCCCGCCACGCGGGCGCCGCCGAGGAGGCCGGCCAGACCCGCCCCGTCGAACGGCTGGTCGATGAGGGTGGGCCAAATACGTGCGGCGCGGGCCGGGGTCGGCGTGCGTGGTTTTGCTCCGTCGAAATAGGTAAGGGTCAGGGCGGGCAACCAGATTGGCGCGTGATAGCGGGCGGTCAGCTCCACCGCGCCGGCGACGTGATCGCTGTGTCCGTGCGTCGCCACCACGGCATGCACGGTGCCGCCGAGCCGATTCACGATCGGCTGCAGATCGGTGGCGACCCGCGGCAACCCAGCGTCGACGACCACCACGCCATCACGACCCTGCAGGACGTAACAGTTGAATACCCAGCGCGAGACCCGCGTAACGCCGAGATCGGGCATCTCGTCGATGACCAGGCTCATGGCCGAGACGTTACGCCGGCAGGAGGTGATTCGAGTGTGCATCGTGGGCTTTGCGTGTGCGTCCAGGGCGGGATTCCGGTGAAATTTCCCGCCGTGGGCGCACACGCAAAGCCGTGGGCGCACACTCAGTGATCGCGCTGCGCCAGCGCCCGCAGGAAGAACGTCAGGTTGGCGGGCCGCTCGGCCAGCCGGCGCATGAAGTAGCCGTACCACTGGGTGCCGAACGGCACGTAGACGCGGACCTGGTTGCCGGATTCGGCCAGCCGGCGCTGCTCGCCGTCGCGGATGCCGTACAGCATCTGGTACTCGAAATCGGTTGCGGACCGGCCCGCTTCGCGCGCCAGCGCGGGCACCGCCTCGATGATCGCCGGGTCGTGGGAGGCCACCATCGGGTACCCCGAGCCGGCCATCAGCACCCGCAGGCAGCGCAGGTACGAGCCGGTCACCGCCGCGGGATCACGGTAGGCCACCGCGCCCGGTTCGTCGTAGGCGCCCTTGCACAACCGGATCCGCGCCCCGGCCGCGGCGAATCCCTCGCAATCGCCCAGCGTGCGCCGCAGGTAGGCCTGCAACACCACACCCAGCCATTCGAAGTCGAGCCGCAGATCACGCACGATCGCCAGGGTGGAATCCGTCGTCGTGTGGTCTTCGGCGTCCACCGTCACCCACACGCCGGCCCGCTGCGCCGCTTCGCAAATCGTGAAGGCGTTCTCCCGGGCGATCTTCTCGCCGTCGCGATCCAGCGACTGCCCCAGGGCCGACAGCTTCAGCGAAATCTCGAGCGGCCGGACGGCGGCGTGATCTCCGAACCGGGCCAGGCGGTCGATCAGATCCAGGTAAACGCGCACCGCCGCGCCGGCGTCCTCGGCATCGGTGACGTCTTCACCCAGATAGTCGATGCTGACGTAGCGGCCCGAAGAGCGAAGCGCGGCAACGCTGTCCAGCGCGCTGCCGATCGTCTCGCCGGGCACGAAGCGGTGCACCACGCGACGGGTGACCGGCAGCCCTTCAGCGGCCCGGCGCAACCCCGGTCGCCGGCCGGCCGCCAGGATCGCGGGCCGCAGCGTGCCGGCGAACACGCCGCCCATCAGTCGGCCGCCATGTGCGGATAGCTGTGGTGGGTCGCCGGGACGAACGTCTCCTTGAGGGTGCGGGCCGAGGTCCAGCGCAACAGGTTCAGCACCGACCCGGCCTTGTCGTTGGTGCCGGAGCCGCGCGAACCGCCGAAGGGCTGGCGCCCGACCACCGCGCCGGTGGGCTTGTCGTTGACGTAGAAGTTCCCGGCGGCGAAGCGCAGCCGGTCCTGCGCGGTCAGCACGGCCTCGCGGTCGTCGGCGATGACCGCCCCGGTCAGCGCGTACCGCGAGCCGGTGTCGATCACGTCGAGGATCCGCTCGTAGTCGTTGTCGGGGTAAACGTGCAGCGACAGCAGCGGACCGAAGTACTCGGTGGCGAACGACTCGTCGGTCGGGTCGTCGGAGAGCAACACCGTGGGACGGACGAAATAGCCGACGCTGTCGTCGTATTCGCCGCCCACCGCGATGGTGACGTGGGCGGCGCTTTTCGCGCGCTCGAGGGCCTTGACGTTCTTGGCGAACGCGCGCTCGTCGATCAGCGCGCCGCCGTAGTTGCTCAGGTCGGTGACGTCGCCGTAGCGCAGCGCGGCGGTCTGGCCCAGGAAGTCGTCACCGATGCGCCGCCACACCGAATGCGGGATGAAGGCCCGCGACGCCGCCGAGCATTTCTGCCCCTGGTAGTCGAACGCGCCGCGAATCAACGCCGTGCGCAGCACATCCGGCCGCGCCGAGGCGTGCGCCACCACGAAGTCCTTGCCGCCGGTCTCGCCCACCAACCGCGGATAGCTGTGGTAGCCGCCGATATTGGCGCCCACCCGCTGCCACAGGTGTTCGAAGGTGGCCGTCGACCCGGTGAAGTGGATGCCGGCCAGCCGCGGGTCGGCCAGCGCGACATCGGAAACCGCGTAGCCGTCGCCGGTGACGAGGTTGATCACGCCGGGCGGCAGGCCCGCCGCCTCGAGCAGCCGCATGGTCAGATAGGCCGACAGCGTCTGGGTGATGGACGGCTTCCACACCACGGTGTTGCCCATCAGCGCCGGCGCGGTCGGCAGGTTGCCGGCGATCGAGGTGAAGTTGAACGGCGTGACCGCGTACACGAATCCGTCCAGCGGGCGGTAGTCAATGCGATTCCATTCGCCGGGCCCGCTGATGGGCTGCTGCGCCAGGATCTGCCGGGCGAAGGCCACGTTGAAGCGCCAGAAGTCGATCTGCTCGCAGGGCGAGTCGATCTCGGCCTGGTAGACGGACTTGGATTGGCCGAGCATGGTCGCGGCGGCGATCTTCTCCCGCCACGGCCCGGCCAGCAGGTCGGCGGCCCGCAGGAACACCGCCGCGCGCTCGTCGAAAGGCAATGCCGCCCAAGCGCTCTTCGCGGCCATCGCGGCATCGATGGCCGCCGCCGCGTCGGCGTGGACGGCGTTGGTCAGGGTGCCCAGCTTGGCGGAATGCCGGTGCGGCTGGACGACGTCGATGCGCTCCCCGTCGCCCATCCGGTGTCTGCCGCCGATGACGTGCGGCAGGTCGATCGGATGCTCGGCCAGCGCGGCCAACTCGCCGCGCAGCCGGCCGCGTTCGGGTGAGTGCGGCGCATAGTCATGGACCGGCTCGTTGGCCGGCAGCGGCACCTGGGTTATCGCGTCCATGTCGTTAGGATCCTCGCCGCGACGACGCGCTGAGTTAGCTGATCGGACAAGATAGTGTCTATTTAGTAGTACGATCGGACAATGGCTGGAGTGGGGCTGGGTCAGCTGTTGCTGGCGCTGGACGCGACGCTGGTCGGCCTGGTGGAGGCGCCGCGGGGCCTGGACCTTCCGGTGAGCTCGGCGGCGCTGATCGATAGCGACGATGTCCGGCTGGGCTTGGCGGCGGCCGCCGGTTCGGCCGACGTGTTCTTCCTGCTGGGAGTCGCCGACGACGAGGCGCTGCGCTGGATCGACAAACAGGTCGGCGAGCGCGTCCCGGTGGCGATCTTCGCCAAGGAGCCGTCGGCGGCGCTGGTCGGCGCGGCGGTCGGGGCCGGGTCCGCGGTGGTGGCCGTGGAGCCGCGGGCGCGCTGGGAACGGCTCTACCAGTTGGTCAATCACGTCCTGGAGCACCACGGCGATCGCGCCGACGCGACCGAAGACTCGGGCACCGACCTGTTCGGCCTGGCGCAGTCGCTGGCCGACCGCATCCACGGCATGGTCAGCATCGAAAACGCCCAATCGCGTGTGCTGGCCTATTCGGCCTCCAACGACGAAGCCGACGAGCTGCGCCGCCTTTCCATCCTGGGCCGGGCGGGACCGCCCGAGCATCTCGAATGGATCGGCCAGTGGGGCATTTTCGACGCGCTGCGGGCGAGCGATCAGGTGGTGCGCGTGGCCGAGCGTCCGGAGCTGGGCCTGCGTCCGCGGCTGGCCGTCGGGATTTACCAGCCCGCGGTGGACGCGCGGCGACCGCCGGAGTTCGCCGGCACCATCTGGGTGCAGCAGGGCGCAGTACCGCTGGCCGACGACGCCGAGGAGATGCTGCGCGGCGCGGCGGTGCTGGCCGCGCGGATCATGGCGCGGTTGGCGGCCCGGCCATCTACGCACCTGCGGCGGGTGCAGCAGCTGTTGGGCCTCGTCGACGGCGAACCCGACGTGGCCGCCGTCGCCCGCGAACTCGGCCTCGCCGCGGACGGCGCCGCGGCGCTAATCGGTTGGGACCTGGCGGACGGCGCGTCCCCTCAGACACGATTGGCCGACGTGATGGCGCTGAGCGCCAGCGCTTTCCGGCCTGACGCCCAGGTGGCCTCTCGTGGATCGCGGATCTATGTGCTGCTGCCGGCGACGCAGACCCGCTCGGCCACCTCGTGGGTCCGCGGCACCGTCGCCGCAATGCGCACCGAACTCGGGGTGCAGCTGCGGGCCGCCATCGCCGCCCCCGTCGCCGGACTGGCCGGGGTAGCCGCGGCGCGCGCCGAGCTGGACCGCGTGCTGGACAGCGCTGCGCGCCATCCTATTTCGATTCCGCAGGTGACGTCGCTGGCCGAGGCTCGCACCACCGTCTTGCTCGACGAGATCCTCACCCTGGTCGGCCGCGAGAAGCGATTGGTCGATCCGCGGATCGTTGACCTGCGCGCCCGGGAGCCGGTGCTGGCGGAGACCATGCGGGTGTATCTGGACAGCTTCGGCGACATTGCCGCCGCCGCGCAGTCGTTGCATGTCCATCCCAACACGGTTCGCTACCGCGTGCGGCGCATCGAAAAGTTGTTGTCGACGTCGCTGGCCGATCCCGAGGTGAGGCTGCTGTTTTCGCTCGGCCTGCGGGTTCTGGGCAGCGGCTGACGTTTTGCTGGTGTTTGGACACAACGGATGTAACAATGCGACCCGTAAGGTGATGACGATGCAGGAAGCCGGTGCGAATCCGGCGCGGTCCCGCCACTGTCATCGGGGAGCGACCCTCAACTGCCACGGCTGACCAGCTGGAAGGCGAGGCGAGCAGCGATCCGAGAGCCAGGACACTCGCGTCATTGCGTCCTGCGACCCGGGGCGGAGTACCCCGAGAGAGCTGTCAACGTCCATGTCACGTCCTGCATGGGTGGCCGTCGTCGTTGCCACCCGCCCCGCCGCCATCTTTTCCGATAACCCGAGCCGCACAAGCTTTTTCATCGGCCCCGAGGTGGGCGAGCGATGACCGCCCCGATCTGGCTGGCCTCGCCTCCCGAGGTGCATTCGGCGCTGCTCAGCAGCGGGCCCGGCCCCGGCCCGCTGCTGGCCGCCGCCGCGTCGTGGAGTTCGCTGAGCGCCGAATACGCCGAGGCCGCCAGTGAACTGGCCGCGCTGTTGGGCGCGCTGCAAGGCGCAGCCTGGGACGGCTCCGCCGCCCAGGCCTACGTGGCCGCGCACGCGCCCTATCTGGCGTGGCTGGTGCGGACGAGCACCGACAGCGCGGCCGCGGCCGTCCAGCACGAAACCGTGGCCATCGCCTACTCCGCGGCGCTGGCGGCCATGCCCACCCTGGCCGAGCTGGCCGCCAACCACGCCACCCATACCGCCTTGGTGGCGACGAACTTCCTTGGTCTCAACACCATTCCCATCGCGATCAACGAAGCCGACTATGCGCGGATGTGGGTGCAGGCCGCAACCGTGATGAGCACATACCAGGGCGTCGCCACCGCGGCAGTGTCCGCCGCACCGCAGACCGAACCCGCTCCGCAGATGATGAAGGCCGAGGCGCTGGCCGCCACTTCCACCCCATCGGCGTCACCCCCCGACCGGCAGAACCAGGTGCTCGAGTGGTTGCGGCAGATCGGCTTCATCGACTTCTACAACAGATACATCCAGCCCTTGATAGACCAGCTGATGAACAACCCGTTCTTCCACGCGCTGTTTTCCGGATTCGACCCGTGGCTGCCCGTTCTCGGCAATCCACTGAGCTTCCTCAACCCGTTCAACATCGCGTTTGCGCTCGGCTACCCGATGGACTTCGGTTCGTACTTCGCCTATTTGGCGCAGACCTTCTCGTTCATCGCGGCCGACCTGGCGGCGGCGTTCGCCTCCGGCAATCCCGCGACCATCGCGTGGACCCTGTTGTTCACCGCCATCGAAGCTATCGGCACGATCATCACCGATACCATCGCGCTACTGAAGACCTTGCTCGAGCAGATGATCGTGTTGATCCCGGTCATTCTTCCGCTGCTGACGGTTTCGGTGGTCCCGCTGGTGGTGCCCACCCTGGTGGGGGGTCTCGCGGGCTTGACGGGTTTGGCCGGGCTGCATGCCATCCCGGTGGTGCCGATCGTGCCGGCCCCTGCGTTCGCCCCGGTCGCGCTGGCGCCTGCCCCGCCCCCCACGCCGGCACCGGCACCGGCGCCGGCCCCGGCGCCCACAGCCGCGCCCGCCGCGGCGCCCGCACCGCCCTCACCCGGGGGCCCGCCGCCCACACCATCGGGACCACCGGTGGCAACGATGCAGGGTCTCGCCTACCTGGTCGGTGGCCTGACGGCCGATGCTCGGCGGGCGGCGAGCACCAGCGCGCGTGCGAAAAAGGCGCCGGAGCCCGACCACGCCGAGGTTCCCGCGGTGGCGCAGCCGGAGGAACAGGATTCGCACGGGCGGCGCCGGCGGGCGAAGGCCAACCAAATCGGCCGCCGCTACGAGTATCTGGACGCGGAGCCGACACCGTCGGCCCGAGGCGCGGAAGCCCTGGGGTTCGCCGGAACCCTACCGGCGCAGTCCGCCACCACGCCGGCGGGACTGACCGCGCTCGCCCACGACTCCTTCGGCGGGGGCACGCGCGCGCCGATGCTGCCAAGCACGTGGGACACCCAGCCGTGATCGGACTGCCGTACAGCGTTTTTCGCGCGGTCGGACAGGATGGCGCCCACACCCCCGCCAGCCCGAGCCGAAAACCCACGACCATCATGCGGAACCGCGGCAACGCGGTAACCTAACGGCCATGCCGAACGCGTCCGTGGTCGCCCTGCTGCGGGAACGCGCGGGTCTGCAGCCCGACGATGTCGCGTTCCGGTACACCGACTACGAGCAGGATTGGGCGGGCGTCACCGAGGCACTCACGTGGGCGCAGCTGTACCAGCGGACGCTGAACGTCGCGCACGAGGTCAAGCGACACGGCGCCGTCGGGGACCGGGCCGTGATCCTCGCTCCCCAGGGTCTGCCCTACATCGTGGCGTTCCTGGGGGCGATGCAGGCCGGGCTGATCGCGGTGCCGCTGTCGGTGCCGGCGGCCGGCACGCACGACGAACGGGTCAGCGCCGTCCTGGCCGACACCGCGCCCACCGTCGTCCTCACCACGTCCGCGGCGGCCGGTACCGTCACCGACTACATCCGGCAGCCGGCCTCTGACCCCGCCCCGGCCGTCATCGCCGTCGACGCACTGGATTTGGACGCGGGCGCACCGAGCATCCGGACCAGCGGCGCCCCCGACACGGCGTACCTGCAGTACACGTCCGGCTCGACGCGCCTGCCCGCCGGGGTCATGATCTCCCACCGGAACCTTCAGGTGAACTTCCGGCAGCTGATGGCCGACTACTTCGTCGACGTCAATGGCGTGCCGCCCCGCGAAACCGCCGTGGTGTCCTGGCTGCCCTTCTACCACGACATGGGGCTGGTGCTCGGCGTCATCGCGCCGATCCTGGGCGGCTATCGCGGTGACCTGACCAGCCCGGTCGCCTTCCTGCAGCGACCGGCGCGGTGGATCCACGCGATGTCGATCGGCGGCCCGGTGATGTCGGCGGCGCCGAATTTCGCCTTCGAGCTGGCTGTCAGCAAGACAACGGACGCCGACCTGCAGGGCGTCGACCTGGGCCACGTGCTGGGCATCATCAGCGGCGCCGAACGCATCCATCCGGCCACGCTGGACCGGTTCTCTAAACGGTTCGCCCCGTACAACTTTGACGACCGCATGATGCGCCCCTCCTACGGCCTGGCCGAGGCCACCGTGTACGTCGCCAGCCGCACCGTGCGCGGCGCCCCGCAGGTGGTGCACTTCGAACCCCAGAAGCTGTCGGAGGGCACCGCGGAACGGTGTCCGGCCCAGACCGGCTCGCCGCTGCTCAGCTACGGCATGCCGAAATCGCCGACGGTGCGGATCGTGGACCCCGACACGTGCAGAGAATGCCCGCCGGGTTCGGTCGGCGAGATCTGGGTCCACGGCGAGAACGTGGCGGGCGGCTACTGGCGGAAGCCGGAGGAGACCGAGCGCACCTTCGGCGGCATCGTCGCCGACGCGTCGCCGGGCACGCCCGAGGGGCCATGGCTGCGCACCGGCGATCTCGGCTTCGCCTCCGAGGGCGAGATGTTCATCGTGGGCCGGATGAAGGATCTTTTGATCGTCTACGGGCGCAACCACTATCCCGAGGACATCGAGTCCACCGTCCAGGTGATCACCGGGGGTCGCGTCGCGGCGATCTCCGTCGCGGTGGGCGAGACCGAGAAGCTGGTGACCATCATCGAATTGAAGAAACGCGGCGATTCCGACGAGGAGGCGCTACGCCGGTTTGCCGTCGTCAAAAACGATGTGACCGCGGCGATTTCGAGTTCGCACGGTCTGAACGTCGCCGATCTGGTGCTGGTGCCGCCGGGGTCGATTCCCACCACCACCAGCGGTAAGATCCGGCGGGCCGCCTGCGTCGAGCAGTACCGCCAGCAGCAGTTCACCCGGTTGGACGCCTGAGCGCCCTACCGTCAGCACTGCGCTTCGGCAAGGAAGCGGTCCACCACGTCAGGACCCGTGGAGCGCAGCGCGATCGACAGCTCCAGGAGCCGATCCTTGACCTTCTTGGGCAGCAGTTCGATGGACTTGGTGGTGGCCGAGTCGTATTTTGCTCCCGGAAAACGTTGCAGGACAACGTTCTTCTGCTCCTCCGTGGTGTGGATCTCCAGAAGCCGCATACCGGCGAAAGCCTCCTTCGCCGAGTCGGCCATTCCCGCGTCCGCCAGCGCCTCGAGCCGTTCCTCGTTGATCCACACGTTGACCTTGATCTTCGTCTCGCCGCTCATGATCGGGCTTCCTCCAAGGGGTTCAGCGTGAAGACGGGCAGCCGGTCCGCCAGGTACTGCTCGGTGACGAACGGCGATCCCTGGCCGTATTCGGCGGCGGCGGCAAGCACCACCTCGAACACCTCGTGCCGCATGACCTGCTGGGTGGGCTTCACCTCGTCGGTCAGAATGCTTCTGATCAGGCTTCCGCTGAAACTCTGCGCCTTGGAGTCGTGACCGCACAGCGCCGAATTGGTCACTTCCCGGCATTCCGGGCAGTACCAGTTCTCCCGCAGGAAGACCGGTTTGATGCCCAGTTCCGACCGGTGTTCCTGAAGAAGGTCTTGGGAGTCGTAGGGGTGGTAGAAGTCGCCGACGCCGGCGTGGTCGCGCCCGAACATGTGGTGCGTGCAGCCGAGGTTGGTCCGCAGGATTGCGTGGAAGATCGCCTCCCGCGGCCCCGCGTATCGCATGTCCCACAGCGTGAAGGTCACCTTGTGGATCTCCTCGCGGAAGTACCCGCTGGTCCTCAGCGCGTCCTGCGCCAAAAGGATTGCCTCGTCGATGTAGTCGCCGACCCGCTTCTGCCCGATGATCGCGTTGACCAGCACGCCCGCGTTCAGGGTGTCGACGGGCTGGTCCTCGTTGGCGGCCAACCACGCCTGCTTCATCAGCGCCTCGTGGCCGGTGTGTGGCACGTTGCGGGTCTGATGGGCGACGACGTTTTTCCAGTTCTTTTCCGCGAGCGCGTCCAGGTGTTGCCTGGGGGTGAGCCAGAAACTCTTGAACGGCTCGTTGAAAACCGGCTCATTGATGAGTGTG
This genomic interval from Mycobacterium sp. SMC-2 contains the following:
- the sat gene encoding sulfate adenylyltransferase; its protein translation is MDYHGHNGKPIVERVFTDDAAGQIKGLPRVPISKATAHEVISLSYGFFTPLTGFMGRQEVDTTLDKLALPDGTLWSIPIVFDISEDDIERLDITEGGSVVLEYLGTPMAILDVTEIYKYDLQRLAEKTYGTTDPRHPGVKKTLAYENRFVAGDVTLINEPVFNEPFKSFWLTPRQHLDALAEKNWKNVVAHQTRNVPHTGHEALMKQAWLAANEDQPVDTLNAGVLVNAIIGQKRVGDYIDEAILLAQDALRTSGYFREEIHKVTFTLWDMRYAGPREAIFHAILRTNLGCTHHMFGRDHAGVGDFYHPYDSQDLLQEHRSELGIKPVFLRENWYCPECREVTNSALCGHDSKAQSFSGSLIRSILTDEVKPTQQVMRHEVFEVVLAAAAEYGQGSPFVTEQYLADRLPVFTLNPLEEARS